CGCGTTGCGTAGGGCCCAGCGGGCATCGCCATTCGGTCTCCTCGCCGGCCGGCATGCCGCACCTCGTTGCGGCGGCGGGCCAGGGCAACAAAGTTGCAACGGAAGCCGGGTTAGGCAAGCCCTGCCGGATGCCGCGTCCGGCACGCCGCGCCAATCGGCGGCATGTCGGCCGCTTGGCCTTGCAACCCGTGCAAGACTGTCGATATTCGTTGATCATGGCCCGAAAGCGCACCACATCGACGGCGTGGGAAGAGGAACAGCTCCGGCTGGAGCGGCGCCCCTGCGACATTCCCAACTGCGCCGGCCACGGCGAGTTCCGTGCGCCGAAGAGCCGGGAGCGGCTGCAGGACTATTTCTGGTTCTGCCTGGATCATGTCCGGGCCTACAACCAGACCTGGGACTATTTCAGCGGGATGTCGGAAGCGGACATCGAGCGCCACATCCGCTTCGACACCACATGGCAGCGGCCGACCTGGCCGTTGAGCGGCCCGAATGGCCGCCTCGGCGCGCTCGGCGGCGACCCCCGGCTGCGGGCGGCGATGAACGCCTTCCACGCCGCCTTCGCCGAGAACGGCGAAGCCCAGGCCGGCAGCCGCCGCAGGATGGAGGACGAAGACCCGGTTCGGGCGCGGTGGCGCCGGATGTCGGCCGAGGCGGAGAAGGCGCTGGCGGTGATGGAACTGGAACCACCGGTAAGCTTGAGCACGCTCAAGGCACGCTATAAAACCCTGGTCAAACGTCACCATCCCGACGCCAATGGCGGCGACAAGATGGCCGAGGAACGGTTGAAGACAATCAACCAGGCCTATGTCACGCTGAAATCGATAGTCGCGGACCTGTCGGCCTAGGCCGGGGCGCCGCGCGGACAGCCGGTCGAGGGGGCCGGCACGACCCTGGACGCTGAAAGAGAAACCTGATGGCTCCTTTGGATAATGCCGAGCCGGTCGCCGAGATGCCGTCCGGCGAACCCGACATCACCATCGACGTGCGCCAGACCTTCGGCCTGGATGTGGACATGGACGTCCCGGCGTTCAGTGCGCCGAGCGAGCATGTGCCGCCGCTGGACGACGCCTATCGTTTCGACCACGACACCACGCTGGCGATCCTGGCCGGCTTCAAGCACGACCGCCGCGTCCTGATCCAGGGCTATCACGGCACCGGCAAGTCGACCCATATCGAGCAGGTCGCCGCGCGGCTGAACTGGCCGTGCATCCGCGTCAACCTGGACAGCCACATCAGCCGTATCGACCTGGTCGGCAAGGACGCGATCGTGCTGCGCGACGGCAAGCAGGTGACCGAGTTCCGCGAGGGCCTGCTGCCCTGGGCGCTGCAGCACCCCTGCGCGCTGGTGTTCGACGAATACGACGCCGGGCGGCCGGACGTGATGTTCGTGATCCAGCGCGTGCTGGAATCGAGCGGGCGTTTCACCCTGCTGGACCAGAACCGGGTGCTGCATCCGCACAAGGCGTTCCGCCTGTTCGCCACCGCGAACACCGTCGGCCTGGGCGACACCACCGGGCTGTATCACGGTACCCAGCAGATCAACCAGGGCCAGATGGACCGCTGGAGCCTGGTCGCCACACTGAACTACCTGCCGCACGAGGCGGAGGTCGATATCGTGCTGTCGAAGGCCCGGACATACGACAACGACGCCGGCCGCAAGGTGATCTCGGCCATGGTCTCGGTCGCCGACCTGACCCGCGGCGGCTTCATCGCCGGCGACATGTCGACCGTGATGTCGCCGCGGACGGTGATCAACTGGGCGCTGAACGCGGAGATCTTCGGCGACGTCGGGCTGGCGTTCAGGATGACCTTCCTGAACAAGTGCGACGAGACCGAGCGCAGCACGGTCGCCGAGTACTACCAGCGCTGCTTCGGCGAGGAGTTGCCGCCGGAGCGGCATGTGATGAGCCGGGGCTAGGCCGATGACCGGCGCGCCGCCGAAGCAGGGCGGCGACTCCGGCCGGGTCGCGACCCGGCATCGCACCGGTGCGGGCCGGCTGTCGACCACGCCGACCAGCGGCATTGCCGGCACCCATGTGCCCGGCGTCGCGCGCGAGGCCGAGCCAGAGGCGCCGAAGGAATCGACCGCCGACCGCATCGCGCGCGAGATGAGCGAACGGCTGCGCCAGCCCAACGGGCAGCAGGCCCGCCGCAGTGCCGACGCGCGGCTGGAGGAATTCCGCCGGGTCACAGGCGCGACGATGCGCGCGATGGCGCGCCAGCCGGAACTGCAGGTGCACTTCGGCGCCGAGGGCCCGCGCATCGCCGGCAACGACGTGCAGCTGCAGGCACCGAACCGCGCCCTGCCGGCCGAGGAGGTGGCGCAGGTGCGCGGCCACGGCGACGCGGTCGCACTGAAGCTGCGCTATCACGACCAGCGCCTGCACAGCCGCAGCCTGCCGACCGGGGCGGTGTCGCGCGACGTCTACAACGCACTGGAGCAGGCCCGCTGCGAGGCGATGGGCGCACGCCGGATGATGGGCGTGCGCGCCAACCTGCGCGCCGCGCTGAGCGAGCAGTGCCGTTTGCGCGGCTATGCCCGCGTCACCGAACGCGAGGACGGCAAGCTTGCCGACGTCGTCGGCCTGCTGGCGCGCGAGGCGCTGTGGGGCGAGGCGCCTCCGGAACAGGCCAAGCGCATGGTCGATGCCTGGCGGCCATGGCTGGAGGCCAGGATCGGCCCGGACTTCCATCGGCTGGGCGAGGTGATCGACGATCAGGCGCTGTTCGCGAAGCTGGCGCGGCGCATCATCGCCGAGCTCGACCTGGGCGAGGAGCTGCTGGAGGAGGACCAGGAGGACGACAGCGAAGGCAGCGAGGACGAGGGCGACCAGTCGCGCCAGGACGCCGAGGACCAGGCCGACGACGAAAGCGCGAATCCGACCGCCATGGGAGCGGCCGCCGAGCAGCAGCCTGATACCTCCGACATGGAGCAGCAGGAAGGCGGCGAGCCGCAGGAGATGGACACGCAGTTCGACCCCGGCGGCGCCGACGACGAGGTCGAGCAATCCGGCACGCCGCAGCGCCGCGAGCCCGACTTCCGCAACATCCCGGGCGAGCCGCCGTATCATGCCTTCACCACCGCGTTCGACCAGATCGTCGAAGCGGCGGAGCTGTGCGACCCGGAGGAGATGGCCCGGCTGCGGCTGCAGCTGGACCAGCAGCTGCAGCACCTGCAATCGGTGATCGCCCGGCTGGCCAACCGGCTGCAGCGCCGGCTGATGGCCAAGCAGCAGCGTTCCTGGCACTTCGACCTGGACGAGGGCATCCTCGACGCCGCCAGGCTGGCCCGGGTCATCGCCAATCCCGAGAACCCGCTGAGCTACAAGATGGAGTCGGAAACGGCGTTCCGCGACACGGTGGTGACGCTGCTGATCGACAATTCGGGCTCGATGCGCGGCCGGCCGATCTCGGTGGCGGCGATGAGCGCGGACATCCTGGCCCGCACGCTGGAGCGCTGCGGCGTGAAGGTGGAGATCCTGGGCTTCACCACCAAGGCGTGGAAGGGCGGCCAGGCGCGCGAACGCTGGATCGCCGACGGCAAACCGGGTCATCCCGGCCGGCTGAACGACCTGCGCCATATCGTCTACAAGGCGGCCGACGCCCCCTGGCGCCGCGCGCGCCGCAACCTCGGCCTGATGCTGCGCGAGGGATTGCTGAAGGAGAACATCGACGGCGAGGCACTGCTGTGGGCGCACAGCCGGCTGCTGGCACGGAGCGAACAGCGCCGGATCCTGATGGTCATCTCCGACGGCGCGCCGGTCGACGACTCCACCCTGTCGGTCAACGCCGGCAACTATCTTGAGCGGCACCTGCGCGGCGTGATCGACTGGATCGAGAAATACTCGACGGTCGAGCTGGTGGCGATCGGCATCGGCCACGACGTCACCCGCTACTACCAGCGGGCGGTCACCATCGTCGATGCCGAGCAGCTCGGCGGCACGATGATGGACCAGTTGGCCGACCTGTTCGACGAGGACGCCGCGGTCCGGCCGACCCGGCATTGAGGCCCGGCGGCTATCCCGGGAAGAACAGGCCGCGCACCACGGCCGGCGCCCGGTCCGGGCCCAGCGCGGAAATCGCCTCCATGGTTGCGATGCCGTAGCCGCAGACGATCGCATCCTCCTCCGCGGTCGTCTGGCGGTCGGTGTGCAGCAGTTCCGCCGCGGCGCCGATCGCGGCGCTGAGGTCGGCGGCGATGCCGCGGGCGATCGACTGGACCTCGGCGTTGGTCATCCGGGAGACGGTCTCGCCGGCGCGGGCGCGCAGCAGCTCGC
This is a stretch of genomic DNA from Alphaproteobacteria bacterium. It encodes these proteins:
- a CDS encoding DnaJ domain-containing protein; this translates as MPHLVAAAGQGNKVATEAGLGKPCRMPRPARRANRRHVGRLALQPVQDCRYSLIMARKRTTSTAWEEEQLRLERRPCDIPNCAGHGEFRAPKSRERLQDYFWFCLDHVRAYNQTWDYFSGMSEADIERHIRFDTTWQRPTWPLSGPNGRLGALGGDPRLRAAMNAFHAAFAENGEAQAGSRRRMEDEDPVRARWRRMSAEAEKALAVMELEPPVSLSTLKARYKTLVKRHHPDANGGDKMAEERLKTINQAYVTLKSIVADLSA
- the cobS gene encoding cobaltochelatase subunit CobS, giving the protein MAPLDNAEPVAEMPSGEPDITIDVRQTFGLDVDMDVPAFSAPSEHVPPLDDAYRFDHDTTLAILAGFKHDRRVLIQGYHGTGKSTHIEQVAARLNWPCIRVNLDSHISRIDLVGKDAIVLRDGKQVTEFREGLLPWALQHPCALVFDEYDAGRPDVMFVIQRVLESSGRFTLLDQNRVLHPHKAFRLFATANTVGLGDTTGLYHGTQQINQGQMDRWSLVATLNYLPHEAEVDIVLSKARTYDNDAGRKVISAMVSVADLTRGGFIAGDMSTVMSPRTVINWALNAEIFGDVGLAFRMTFLNKCDETERSTVAEYYQRCFGEELPPERHVMSRG
- the cobT gene encoding cobaltochelatase subunit CobT; translated protein: MSERLRQPNGQQARRSADARLEEFRRVTGATMRAMARQPELQVHFGAEGPRIAGNDVQLQAPNRALPAEEVAQVRGHGDAVALKLRYHDQRLHSRSLPTGAVSRDVYNALEQARCEAMGARRMMGVRANLRAALSEQCRLRGYARVTEREDGKLADVVGLLAREALWGEAPPEQAKRMVDAWRPWLEARIGPDFHRLGEVIDDQALFAKLARRIIAELDLGEELLEEDQEDDSEGSEDEGDQSRQDAEDQADDESANPTAMGAAAEQQPDTSDMEQQEGGEPQEMDTQFDPGGADDEVEQSGTPQRREPDFRNIPGEPPYHAFTTAFDQIVEAAELCDPEEMARLRLQLDQQLQHLQSVIARLANRLQRRLMAKQQRSWHFDLDEGILDAARLARVIANPENPLSYKMESETAFRDTVVTLLIDNSGSMRGRPISVAAMSADILARTLERCGVKVEILGFTTKAWKGGQARERWIADGKPGHPGRLNDLRHIVYKAADAPWRRARRNLGLMLREGLLKENIDGEALLWAHSRLLARSEQRRILMVISDGAPVDDSTLSVNAGNYLERHLRGVIDWIEKYSTVELVAIGIGHDVTRYYQRAVTIVDAEQLGGTMMDQLADLFDEDAAVRPTRH